The stretch of DNA TATTAACCTTAAATAAAGGCATGTGAACGTATTTGGAGAAGAAAAGTGGCCACAGTCCTTCCATAATTTTGGACATTAAATTGTTTTTAAGTGTAACGTAACTTTTTAGCTATTCTTTACGAAAGTAATAAATCATAACCCaaagtaacaaaaaaaataaagttttaattttcttcaactaaaataattaaaacggAGACTAAGATTAACACATAATCAAAATGAGCTGCCAAAATCAACACTGGTTTAAAGTCCATAGAGCGGGTCCCCTACGTGGGCAACcaggttttaaaacaaaataagtgCAGAGTCTGACATATCTAGGCCACCAGGGGTCAGTATTGCGGCTGTTTCATGAGTGCCACTGATTCTTCTTCACATTGTAAAACAGCTGttacactgccccctagtggcctACAAGTAGCCCATATGAACAAAGCCTGCTGAAAACGTTGGGGACACGCTCTGTGGAGAATAACCTGCTTCAGTCTGGGACGACAGAGTTCTCCTCTAGTCCTTAAGCAGTGGACACGGGACGGCTtcaaaactccaggagcactgctgtgtctgatccacttgctgACCGGACCCTGAACACACTCAAACAACACAAAGcacaataaaacagaaacatttaCCACAGCTACAGGTCACAACCTCACCTTCAGTCTCCGCATCCATAGCTTTTGAGTCGTCGTCCCTCTTCTGTCCTTTCTCTCTGGACCTGTCCAGTTTGTCCTCCTCCTTCAgcttgtcctctctctgtcttctcgcTCTGTTCAGGTCAGAGCTCCCTCTGGACACCTCCTGCCTCTGCAGCTCAGAGAGGAAATGGCGGAGGTTCTGCCGTGCAGCGTGCACTAGTCTGCTGTCAATATCCAGGCCCAGAATGTGGGCGGGGCTCCAGTGCTTGGCGATAGTGAGGGTCATGTGACCCACGTTGCAGCCCACGTCCAGAACTTTTTTGGCACGGAACCATTCGGGCCTGAGCAGCGCCAGACGCGGGTCCCTGCTGACCATCGGGGTCTGGTACCCATAAAAGCGACTGTACGTCCCGTAATGGAACTTCCGCTGGGGCTTGGGCCGGTGCTGCACCGTCTGCCGGGGCCCGGCGCGATGGCTCCCTGACGCTATGGGCGTGTGGAAGGTTTGGCTCCGCCCCCTCTCTGCGCTGGTAGATGGGGTCGGGGTAATGGACAACCGTTCAGAGCGACTGACGGTGCGCCGCCGCCTGCGATTTTTGGACAGATTTGAGGAGCTGCTGCTGCTAGTTTGGGCTAAGGGGGCGGAGTTACTCCTGGAGGCGTTGGAGCGTCGCCGTGGCAATATGGGCGGGACCACCTCATCCCTACAATTTATTGACGTGTTGAGTTCGTAGGGCTGTGGCGACTCCTGCACCGTTTGCAGGTCATGCATTACGGCGGGCTCTCTGGACACTTCTGGAACCGCACTTACCTCTGGAGCAGAAAACAACGACCTGGAAACATCGTCCAACGGGGCCTTGGAGTCGGGGTCGATTTGGCTGCCGTTGGGCCCACCGTGATGACGATTTCGGTGGCGCCGCCGGCCCCCGCTCTTCATGGGCGACACGAGAACGCAGTCAAGAGCGCCCCCGCCCCGGCCGCTCAGGTTTAAGGGGTCCGTGATGTCTTTGGGGATCAGGATCTCCACGGGCTCCCTGCTCTTGGCCGGCAACGGCGAGGATTTGGGCGTCTCTGC from Hoplias malabaricus isolate fHopMal1 chromosome 5, fHopMal1.hap1, whole genome shotgun sequence encodes:
- the mepceb gene encoding 7SK snRNA methylphosphate capping enzyme — encoded protein: MIEMSVEKETVLVESGAGGVLSPAHNPMGRPKTPSPPGTTLPLSIGASSMVLPPNSTLPELEGDISEALHARADSKPFPLKNGLQAQAGAQKLSKRRYSVSAGFKHPGFSKRRRRANSDCEPVLPTNFLLGGNIFDPLNLNSLLDDEVNKALNAETPKSSPLPAKSREPVEILIPKDITDPLNLSGRGGGALDCVLVSPMKSGGRRRHRNRHHGGPNGSQIDPDSKAPLDDVSRSLFSAPEVSAVPEVSREPAVMHDLQTVQESPQPYELNTSINCRDEVVPPILPRRRSNASRSNSAPLAQTSSSSSSNLSKNRRRRRTVSRSERLSITPTPSTSAERGRSQTFHTPIASGSHRAGPRQTVQHRPKPQRKFHYGTYSRFYGYQTPMVSRDPRLALLRPEWFRAKKVLDVGCNVGHMTLTIAKHWSPAHILGLDIDSRLVHAARQNLRHFLSELQRQEVSRGSSDLNRARRQREDKLKEEDKLDRSREKGQKRDDDSKAMDAETEGGAVERDVGQKPELMPLMNLQLEPFRPFPVSFRVCRGPISAPPLHPRTPGVFPNNVSFMTGNYVPESEVAVMSQRAEYDVILCLSVTKWVQLNWGDAGLQRFFRRLYRHLTPGGVLILEPQPWSSYSKRKRLTETTFRNYNTIRLRPDQFSSYLTSEVGFSSYELLGSRTSVPAGLQRPIYLFHKGPASSRK